The Paenibacillus mucilaginosus 3016 genome includes the window CCTGATGACGCTCATGGTGTCGGTGCTGGTGAGGAGCACGGCGGCCGGCATGGGGATCATGCTGGCTGTGCTGATCTCGGGCACCATCCTGACGAACATGGTCTCCTCCTGGGAGACGGCGAGGTACCTCTTCATGGTGAATCTCAACCTGACGATGTACCTGAGCGGGGCGCTGCCCCCCATCAAAGGCATGACACTCCCGTTCTCCCTGGGGGTCCTGACGGTATGGGGACTGCTGTCCGTGATCGTCTCGTTCGCGGTATTCACGAAAAAAGATGTGTTGAACTAATTCGCCTTAGTGTTATAATGCTTGGTAGCAATTCTCAAGCGGCTGCTTGTCCGCACACCTGTTCCCATGGTACAGTTTAGGGGACCGGGCACATCAGCCGCAGGGCCGCGGCGGGTGGCCGGACAGAAGGCGGATTGACAACAGGTTGGTAGGAGGCTGCAATGACGGATCAACTCGATTTGAAAGGAAATGGGGCAGGATCGCCGGCCGATTACGGCGCCGACGATATCCAGGTGCTCGAAGGCCTCGTGGCGGTGCGCAAACGGCCGGGCATGTATATCGGCTCGACGAGCACGTCAGGTCTGCACCATCTCGTTTGGGAAATCGTGGACAATGCCGTGGACGAGCATCTCGCCAAGCATTGTTCGCAGATCGACGTCACGATCCATAAGGATCAGTCGGTCACCGTGCAGGATAACGGGCGGGGCATCCCGACCGGCATGCACAAAACAGGCATTCCGACACCCCAGGTGGTGTTTACGATACTTCACGCCGGCGGCAAATTCGGCGGCGGGGGATACAAGAAGTCCGGCGGTCTTCACGGCGTCGGCGCATCCGTAACGAACGCGCTCTCGGAATGGCTCGAGGTCGAGATCTTCCGCGACGGCAAGATCCACCGGCAGCGCTTCGAATACTGGGTGGATGACAAGGGGAACGAGCATGTCGGGGAACCGGCAACGGGCCTTGAAGTCATCGGCAATACCCGCAAGACGGGGACGAAGGTTACGTTCAAGCCCGACAAGCGCGTCTTCCAGGGCGGAACGGCGATGAACTACGATACGCTGTATGAACGCTTACAAGAGATCGCGTTCCTGAACTCGGGGCTGAAGGTCACGCTGACGGACCTGCGCGCCGACAAGGAAGAGACGTTCCAGTACGAAGGCGGCGCCGCGCAGTTCGTCCAGTTCCTCAACGAGGAAAAGGCAGTGCTGCACGACGTCATCCACTTCACGGCGGAGAAGGACGATATCGAGGTCGAGGTGGCCCTCCAGTATAACGACGGGTATACGGAGACGCTCGCCTCTTTCGTCAACTCGATCCCGACGCGCGGCGGCGGCACGCACGAAACCGGCTTCAAGACGGCCTACACCCGGGTGATGAATGAATACGCCCGGAAGACCGGCATGCTCAAGGAGAAAGAGAAGAACCTCGACGGCCAGGACCTGCGTGAAGGCATGATGGCGGTCATCAACATCAAGATGGGCGAAGTGGAGTTTGTCGGCCAGACGAAGGACCAGCTCGGCAGCGCCTCGGCGCGCAGCGCGGTGGATTCCGTCGTCTCCGACAAGATGTCCGTGTTCCTGGAGGAGAATCCGCAGGTCGCCCAGATGGTCATGAAGAAGGCGATCCAGTCGGCGAAGGCGCGCGAAGCGGCCCGCAAGGCGCGCGAAGAAGTGCGCAGCGGCAAGAAGGGCAAGAGCGAGAGCTCGAACCTCGGCGGCAAGCTGACGCCGGCCCAGTCGAAGGATTACACCCGCAACGAGCTCTTCATCGTAGAGGGCGACTCGGCGGGCGGTTCCGCCAAACAGGGGCGCGATTCGCGCCACCAGGCGATTCTGCCGCTGAAGGGCAAGCCGATGAATCCCGAGAAAGCCAAGCTGCTCGATATCATGAAGAACGAGGAATATAAGGCGATTATCGCAGCGATCGGCGCAGGCGTCGGCCCGGAATTCGATGTCACGGAGAGCAATTATGCCAAAATCATTATCATGACCGATGCCGATACCGACGGCGCCCATATCCAGGTGCTGCTGCTTACGTTCTTCTACCGTTACATGAAGCCGCTGATCGACGCGGGCAAGGTCTACATCGCGCAGCCGCCGCTGTTTAAGGTGACGAAGAAAGCGGGTAAGAACAGCGCAGTGCGTTACGCCTGGACCGACGAGCAGCTGGCGAAGCTGACGAAGGAGCTCGGCAAGAACCTGGAGCTGCAGCGCTACAAGGGACTCGGCGAGATGAACCCGGACCAGCTGTGGGAAACCACGATGGATCCGGCTACGCGGACCCTTCTGCAGGTGCAGATT containing:
- the parE gene encoding DNA topoisomerase IV subunit B; translation: MTDQLDLKGNGAGSPADYGADDIQVLEGLVAVRKRPGMYIGSTSTSGLHHLVWEIVDNAVDEHLAKHCSQIDVTIHKDQSVTVQDNGRGIPTGMHKTGIPTPQVVFTILHAGGKFGGGGYKKSGGLHGVGASVTNALSEWLEVEIFRDGKIHRQRFEYWVDDKGNEHVGEPATGLEVIGNTRKTGTKVTFKPDKRVFQGGTAMNYDTLYERLQEIAFLNSGLKVTLTDLRADKEETFQYEGGAAQFVQFLNEEKAVLHDVIHFTAEKDDIEVEVALQYNDGYTETLASFVNSIPTRGGGTHETGFKTAYTRVMNEYARKTGMLKEKEKNLDGQDLREGMMAVINIKMGEVEFVGQTKDQLGSASARSAVDSVVSDKMSVFLEENPQVAQMVMKKAIQSAKAREAARKAREEVRSGKKGKSESSNLGGKLTPAQSKDYTRNELFIVEGDSAGGSAKQGRDSRHQAILPLKGKPMNPEKAKLLDIMKNEEYKAIIAAIGAGVGPEFDVTESNYAKIIIMTDADTDGAHIQVLLLTFFYRYMKPLIDAGKVYIAQPPLFKVTKKAGKNSAVRYAWTDEQLAKLTKELGKNLELQRYKGLGEMNPDQLWETTMDPATRTLLQVQIEDAAKAERRVSTLMGDKVDPRKRWIIENVDFTEFEE